From the Fibrobacter sp. genome, the window CGTTATGAAGAATTTGCGTGCCATTTTAATGCCCATTGCCATTATTTTGGGCATTTTGCTCCCCCAGGCCAGCGTTCTTTCGCCGACCCTCCCGTTCCAGATCGGAACCATGATGCTTTTGACCTTTATCGGCAAGGTCCCGCCCCAGGAACACGGTTATACCTTCAAGATCGAGGTTCGCGCTTTTATCGCCAGCATGCTGCTGCTTGCCCTCTTGTGGGTGAGCGTTGAAGTTTTCGGCTTGCCCCGCGATGTTCTGCTGGGTGGCGCCATCATCTGCCTTTGTCCGCCGGCGAACGCCGCCCCCGCCATGGCCAAGATGCTGGGCGGAAACCCGGTGCTTGCCCTCAAGATCTTTTTGAGCGGCCATCTGATCGCCTGCTTCAGCATCCCTATTATATATGGTTACCTGACAGGCTCCGAGGCGGGCTTTGCTGACATTGCCCTGCGAATCTTCAATTCCATCCAGCCCATCATTTCTATCCCGCTGGCGCTGGCCCTGGGCGTTCGCAGTTTCTACCCGGAAGTTGCCGACAAGGTGGCAAAGCTTTCCAAGTACACCATCTTCATCTGGACTTTCAGCGTGTTCGTGATTCTTGCCAAGGCCAGCCGCGATATCCGCGAAATGGGCTTTGCCGAACTGTGGAACAGCGGCACCCTTCCCATGCTTGCCATCGTTGCCTTGGTCATTTGCATTCTGCAGTTTGTGCTGGGCTGGTTCTGCGACAAGAAGCACCCCATCGAAAGTTCCCAGAGCATGGGCCAGAAGAACACCACCTTGGTCATCTGGATTGCAAGCCTTTACGC encodes:
- a CDS encoding bile acid:sodium symporter, yielding MKNLRAILMPIAIILGILLPQASVLSPTLPFQIGTMMLLTFIGKVPPQEHGYTFKIEVRAFIASMLLLALLWVSVEVFGLPRDVLLGGAIICLCPPANAAPAMAKMLGGNPVLALKIFLSGHLIACFSIPIIYGYLTGSEAGFADIALRIFNSIQPIISIPLALALGVRSFYPEVADKVAKLSKYTIFIWTFSVFVILAKASRDIREMGFAELWNSGTLPMLAIVALVICILQFVLGWFCDKKHPIESSQSMGQKNTTLVIWIASLYA